A DNA window from Trichosurus vulpecula isolate mTriVul1 chromosome 2, mTriVul1.pri, whole genome shotgun sequence contains the following coding sequences:
- the UNC50 gene encoding protein unc-50 homolog isoform X1, which produces MLPTTSMNSRLQGNGALSSRDAARHTAGAKRYKYLRRLFRFRQMDFEFAAWQMLYLFTSPQRVYRNFHYRKQTKDQWARDDPAFLVLLSIWLCVSTIGFGFVLDMGFFETIKLLLWVVFIDCVGVGLLISTLMWFISNKYLVKRQSRDYDVEWGYAFDVHLNAFYPLLVILHFIQLFFINYVIMTDTFIGYFVGNTLWLIAVGYYIYVTFLGYSALPFLKNTVILLYPFAPLILLYGLSLALGWNFTHTLCSFYKYRVK; this is translated from the exons ATGTTACCAACCACCTCAATGAATTCCCGATTACAGGGGAATGGTGCCTTGAGTTCCAGAGATGCAGCAAGGCACACAGCTGGAGCGAAACGCTACAAGTATCTTCGGAGGCTTTTCCGATTCAGGCAGATGGACTTTGAGTTTGCTGCCTGGCAGATGCTCTATCTTTTCACTTCCCCACAAAGAGTTTACAGAAACTTTCATTAccgaaaacaaacaaaagatcaGTGGGCACGAGATGATCCTGCCTTCTTGGTGTTGCTGAGTATCTGGCTCTGTG TGTCCACTATAGGATTTGGATTTGTCCTGGATATGGGATTTTTTGAAACCATAAAGCTGCTCCTTTGGGTTGTGTTTATAGATTGTGTGGGTGTTGGCCTTTTAATATCAACTCTGATGTG GTTTATCTCTAACAAGTACTTAGTGAAGCGGCAGAGCAGGGACTATGACGTAGAATGGGGATACGCCTTTGATGTTCATTTGAAtgctttctatccactactagtcattttgcattttatccagCTTTTTTTCATTAACT aTGTTATCATGACAGATACATTTATTGGCTACTTTGTCGGAAATACATTATGGTTGATTGCCGTTGGTTATTATATCTATGTAACATTCCTCGGATACAGTG CACTGCCGTTTTTGAAAAACACGGTAATTCTTTTGTATCCATTTGCACCTCTCATTCTACTCTACGGATTGTCGTTAGCACTGGGATGGAACTTCACTCACACACTGTGCTCTTTCTACAAGTATAGAGTGAAATAA
- the UNC50 gene encoding protein unc-50 homolog isoform X2, with translation MAEGAEEGVGEEEAGSRDKLLPAAESQPPESKTPKALRQEAQRKWEKHVICLALGVTKTNYVAGRKGNRSRGGRLARLLNRGGGGDYGSGPRPQPGSRKMLPTTSMNSRLQGNGALSSRDAARHTAGAKRYKYLRRLFRFRQMDFEFAAWQMLYLFTSPQRVYRNFHYRKQTKDQWARDDPAFLVLLSIWLCVSTIGFGFVLDMGFFETIKLLLWVVFIDCVGVGLLISTLMWFISNKYLVKRQSRDYDVEWGYAFDVHLNAFYPLLVILHFIQLFFINYVIMTDTFIGYFVGNTLWLIAVGYYIYVTFLGYSALPFLKNTVILLYPFAPLILLYGLSLALGWNFTHTLCSFYKYRVK, from the exons ATGGCGGAGGGGGCGGAGGAGGGTGTTGGAGAGGAAGAGGCAGGAAGTAGGGATAAGCTCCTTCCGGCGGCAGAGTCGCAGCCACCGGAATCCAAGACTCCGAAAGCCCTCCGGCAGGAAGCGCAGCGGAAGTGGGAGAAGCACGTGATTTGCCTTGCTCTCGGTGTGACGAAGACCAACTACGtagcaggaaggaaggggaaCCGGAGCCGGGGCGGGCGCCTGGCTCGGCTCTTGAACAGAGGTGGCGGGGGAGATTACGGATCCGGGCCGAGGCCCCAGCCGGGCTCCAG AAAGATGTTACCAACCACCTCAATGAATTCCCGATTACAGGGGAATGGTGCCTTGAGTTCCAGAGATGCAGCAAGGCACACAGCTGGAGCGAAACGCTACAAGTATCTTCGGAGGCTTTTCCGATTCAGGCAGATGGACTTTGAGTTTGCTGCCTGGCAGATGCTCTATCTTTTCACTTCCCCACAAAGAGTTTACAGAAACTTTCATTAccgaaaacaaacaaaagatcaGTGGGCACGAGATGATCCTGCCTTCTTGGTGTTGCTGAGTATCTGGCTCTGTG TGTCCACTATAGGATTTGGATTTGTCCTGGATATGGGATTTTTTGAAACCATAAAGCTGCTCCTTTGGGTTGTGTTTATAGATTGTGTGGGTGTTGGCCTTTTAATATCAACTCTGATGTG GTTTATCTCTAACAAGTACTTAGTGAAGCGGCAGAGCAGGGACTATGACGTAGAATGGGGATACGCCTTTGATGTTCATTTGAAtgctttctatccactactagtcattttgcattttatccagCTTTTTTTCATTAACT aTGTTATCATGACAGATACATTTATTGGCTACTTTGTCGGAAATACATTATGGTTGATTGCCGTTGGTTATTATATCTATGTAACATTCCTCGGATACAGTG CACTGCCGTTTTTGAAAAACACGGTAATTCTTTTGTATCCATTTGCACCTCTCATTCTACTCTACGGATTGTCGTTAGCACTGGGATGGAACTTCACTCACACACTGTGCTCTTTCTACAAGTATAGAGTGAAATAA